One Streptomyces sp. NBC_01217 genomic region harbors:
- a CDS encoding UvrD-helicase domain-containing protein, with protein sequence MSSPINDPEQLKELLGIPFTPEQTACITAPPAPQVIVAGAGSGKTTVMAARVVWLVGTGQVAPEQVLGLTFTNKAAGELAERVRKALIAAGVTDPDAIDPDNPPGEPSISTYHAFAGRLLTEHGLRIGLEPTTRLLADATRFQLAARVLREAPGPYPALTRSFPTLVSDLLALDAELAEHLVRPEQLAEYDTDLLRTLETARLTNAELRKIPEAAEARRELLQLTRRYREAKKSRDLLDFGDQIALSAELALTRPEVGAILRGEFRVVLLDEYQDTSVAQRLLLSALFGRGPEEASPTGHAVTAVGDPCQAIYGWRGASVANLDDFPLHFPHADGTPATRYSLSENRRSGGRLLHLANRLAAPLRAMHEGVEALRPAPGAERDGIVRCALLRTHTEEIDWLADSIAHLVRTGKAPGEIAVLCRTAGDFPEIQAALVARDIPVEVVGLSGLLHLPEVADLVAVCEVLQDPGANASLVRLLTGPRWRIGPRDLALLGRRARLLVHRATHGDEDDFDADRRLAEAVEGIDPAEVISLADALDTFLESGGGKDDGLPFSAEARVRFARLAAELRDLRRSLADPLMDVLHRVLATTGLEVELSASPHALAARRRETLANFLDVAARFAAVDGEATLLALLGFLRTAVQYEKGLDNALPGGENTVKVLTAHKSKGLEWDVVAVPGLVTGQFPSGQSRDAWTSQAKVLPHALRGDTATLPVVHSWDAKGLKGFKEEMKEHQHTEELRLGYVTFTRPRTLLLGSGHWWGPTQKKPRGPSDFLHALYEHCVAGHGEIEAWADEPAENEENPALAEKAADRAWPLPLDDTALTRRRAAADTVMAHLEALAAENGGAQDAYETSPDAQEPYADPYDADPFPDDEAYFDDPGDWESLPTEPPPSPATAATPTPRVPAARAPEPAEGHRLTPEESRTLASWDRDLDALAGELRRARATVRDVLVPASLSATQLLRLAEDPEGFAQELARPMPRPPQPAARRGTRFHAWVESRFEELPLPMLGPDELPGGDESDAEIADERDLAALKEAFERTPYARRTPYRVETPFQITLAGRVIRGRIDAVYRTGDTYEIVDWKTTRTNTADPLQLAVYRLAWAELHGLPLTDVTATFLYVRSGETVHPTRLPGRAELERLFLDER encoded by the coding sequence GTGTCCTCACCCATCAACGATCCCGAGCAGCTGAAGGAGCTCCTGGGGATCCCGTTCACCCCGGAGCAGACGGCCTGCATCACGGCGCCGCCCGCCCCGCAGGTGATCGTGGCCGGAGCCGGGTCGGGGAAGACCACGGTGATGGCGGCGCGCGTGGTGTGGCTGGTGGGGACGGGGCAGGTCGCCCCGGAGCAGGTCCTCGGACTCACCTTCACCAACAAGGCGGCGGGCGAGCTCGCCGAGCGCGTCCGCAAGGCCCTGATCGCGGCCGGGGTCACCGATCCGGACGCCATCGACCCGGACAACCCCCCGGGCGAGCCCAGCATCTCCACGTACCATGCGTTCGCCGGCCGGCTCCTGACCGAGCACGGGCTGCGCATCGGCCTCGAACCGACCACGCGCCTCCTCGCCGACGCCACCCGCTTCCAGCTCGCCGCCCGCGTACTGCGCGAGGCACCCGGCCCCTATCCGGCCCTGACCAGGTCCTTCCCCACACTGGTCAGTGATCTGCTGGCTCTCGACGCCGAGCTGGCCGAGCATCTCGTACGCCCCGAACAGCTCGCGGAGTACGACACCGACCTGCTCCGTACGCTCGAAACGGCCCGCCTCACCAACGCCGAGCTGCGCAAGATCCCCGAGGCCGCCGAGGCCCGTCGCGAGCTGCTGCAGCTGACCCGCCGCTACCGCGAGGCCAAGAAGAGCCGCGACCTCCTCGACTTCGGCGACCAGATCGCCCTCTCCGCCGAGCTGGCCCTCACACGCCCGGAGGTCGGCGCGATCCTGCGCGGCGAATTCCGCGTCGTACTGCTCGACGAGTACCAGGACACCTCGGTCGCCCAGCGCCTGCTGCTCTCCGCCCTCTTCGGCCGAGGCCCGGAGGAAGCGTCGCCGACCGGCCACGCCGTCACCGCCGTCGGTGACCCCTGTCAGGCGATCTACGGCTGGCGCGGCGCCTCCGTGGCCAATCTCGACGACTTCCCGCTCCACTTCCCGCACGCCGACGGCACCCCCGCCACCCGCTACTCCCTCAGCGAGAACCGCCGCAGCGGCGGCCGCCTCCTCCATCTCGCCAACCGCCTCGCCGCACCGCTGCGCGCCATGCACGAGGGGGTCGAGGCGCTGCGCCCCGCCCCGGGCGCCGAGCGCGACGGCATCGTCCGCTGCGCCCTGCTCCGTACCCACACCGAAGAGATCGACTGGCTCGCAGACTCGATAGCCCACCTCGTGAGAACGGGGAAGGCGCCCGGCGAGATCGCCGTCCTGTGCCGCACCGCGGGCGACTTCCCGGAGATCCAGGCCGCGCTGGTGGCCCGCGACATCCCGGTCGAGGTCGTCGGCCTGTCCGGGCTGCTGCATCTGCCCGAGGTCGCCGACCTCGTCGCGGTCTGCGAAGTGCTCCAGGACCCCGGAGCCAACGCCTCCCTGGTCCGGCTGCTCACCGGCCCCCGCTGGCGGATCGGCCCCCGCGACCTGGCGCTCCTCGGCCGCCGCGCCCGCCTCCTCGTCCACCGCGCCACCCACGGCGACGAGGACGACTTCGACGCCGACCGCCGCCTCGCCGAGGCTGTCGAAGGCATCGACCCGGCCGAGGTGATCTCGCTCGCCGACGCGCTGGACACCTTCCTCGAATCGGGCGGAGGGAAGGACGACGGCCTTCCGTTCTCCGCCGAGGCCCGCGTCCGCTTCGCCCGCCTCGCCGCCGAACTGCGCGACCTGCGCCGCTCGCTGGCCGACCCCCTGATGGACGTGCTGCACCGCGTCCTCGCCACCACCGGCCTGGAGGTAGAGCTCTCCGCATCGCCGCACGCCCTGGCCGCCCGCCGCCGCGAGACCCTCGCCAACTTCCTCGACGTGGCGGCCCGCTTCGCCGCCGTCGACGGCGAGGCGACCCTCCTCGCCTTGCTGGGCTTCCTGCGCACGGCGGTCCAGTACGAGAAGGGCCTGGACAACGCCCTGCCCGGCGGCGAGAACACCGTCAAGGTCCTCACCGCCCACAAGTCCAAGGGCCTGGAGTGGGACGTCGTCGCGGTGCCGGGCCTGGTCACCGGCCAGTTCCCCAGCGGCCAGTCCCGCGACGCCTGGACCTCCCAGGCCAAGGTCCTCCCGCACGCCCTGCGCGGCGACACCGCCACCCTCCCCGTCGTCCACTCCTGGGACGCCAAGGGGCTCAAGGGCTTCAAGGAGGAGATGAAGGAGCACCAGCACACCGAGGAGCTCCGCCTGGGATACGTCACCTTCACCAGACCCCGCACCCTGCTGCTCGGCTCCGGACACTGGTGGGGCCCGACGCAGAAGAAGCCGCGAGGCCCGTCCGACTTCCTGCACGCGCTGTACGAGCACTGCGTGGCCGGGCACGGCGAGATCGAGGCCTGGGCGGACGAGCCGGCCGAGAACGAGGAGAACCCCGCGCTCGCCGAGAAGGCGGCCGACCGGGCATGGCCGCTTCCCCTGGACGACACCGCCCTGACCCGCCGCCGGGCGGCCGCGGACACGGTGATGGCCCATCTGGAGGCCCTGGCCGCGGAGAACGGGGGCGCACAGGACGCGTACGAGACGTCGCCCGACGCTCAGGAGCCGTACGCCGACCCGTATGACGCCGACCCGTTCCCCGACGACGAGGCGTACTTCGACGACCCCGGCGACTGGGAGTCCCTGCCGACGGAGCCCCCACCGTCCCCTGCCACGGCCGCCACTCCCACACCACGCGTCCCCGCGGCCCGCGCCCCCGAACCCGCCGAGGGGCACCGCCTCACCCCCGAGGAGTCCCGCACCCTCGCCTCCTGGGACCGCGACCTCGACGCCCTCGCCGGTGAACTGCGCCGTGCCCGCGCCACCGTGCGCGACGTCCTCGTACCCGCCTCGCTCTCCGCCACCCAGCTCCTGCGCCTCGCCGAGGACCCCGAGGGCTTCGCCCAGGAGCTGGCCCGCCCCATGCCACGGCCCCCGCAGCCCGCGGCCCGCCGGGGCACCCGTTTCCACGCCTGGGTGGAGTCCCGCTTCGAGGAGCTGCCCCTGCCCATGCTCGGCCCGGACGAACTGCCCGGCGGCGACGAGAGCGACGCCGAGATCGCCGACGAGCGCGACCTCGCCGCACTCAAGGAGGCCTTCGAGCGCACCCCGTACGCCCGCCGCACCCCGTACCGCGTGGAGACGCCGTTCCAGATCACCCTGGCCGGCCGGGTGATCCGGGGCCGTATCGACGCGGTGTACCGCACCGGGGACACGTACGAGATCGTCGACTGGAAGACCACCCGCACCAACACCGCCGACCCCCTCCAGCTCGCGGTCTACCGCCTGGCCTGGGCCGAGCTGCACGGTCTGCCGCTCACCGACGTCACCGCCACGTTCCTGTACGTACGCAGTGGAGAGACCGTCCACCCCACCCGCCTCCCGGGCCGGGCAGAGCTGGAACGACTTTTCCTGGACGAGCGATAG
- a CDS encoding dipeptidase, which translates to MSDTPDSAVRTYTEQHRTAFLDDLADWLRIPSVSAQPVHDGDVRRSADWLSAKLKETGFPVTEIWETPGAPAVFAEWPSDDPDAPTVLVYGHHDVQPAAREDGWDTDPFEPVIRDGRMYGRGAADDKGQVFFHTLGVRAHLATTGRTTPAVNLKLLIEGEEESGSPHFRALAEEQAARLTADAVIVSDTGMWDETTPTVCTGMRGLAECEIELYGPEQDIHSGSFGGAVPNPATAVARLVAALHDADGRVAVPGFYDGVTELTDTERALFAELPFDEATWLRTAKSRAASGESGYSTLERVWARPTAEVNGIGGGYQGAGSKTIIPSSALVKISFRLVAGQDPDRVQQAVRAWAEAQVPAGINHRITFSPATRPCLTPLDHPALQAVARAMGRAFGQKILFTREGGSGPAADLQDVLGAPVLFLGISVPSDGWHAPNEKVEIDLLLKGVETTAHLWGELAAALR; encoded by the coding sequence ATGAGCGACACCCCGGACAGCGCCGTCCGTACGTACACCGAGCAGCACCGCACAGCCTTCCTCGACGACCTCGCCGACTGGCTGCGCATCCCGTCCGTATCCGCCCAGCCGGTCCACGACGGAGACGTACGACGCAGCGCCGACTGGCTGTCCGCCAAGCTCAAGGAGACCGGTTTCCCGGTCACGGAGATCTGGGAGACGCCCGGCGCTCCCGCGGTCTTCGCCGAGTGGCCGTCCGACGACCCGGACGCCCCGACCGTCCTGGTCTACGGGCACCACGACGTACAGCCCGCCGCCCGCGAGGACGGCTGGGACACCGACCCGTTCGAGCCGGTGATCCGCGACGGCCGCATGTACGGGCGCGGCGCCGCCGACGACAAGGGGCAGGTGTTCTTCCACACCCTGGGCGTCCGGGCCCACCTGGCCACCACCGGCCGCACCACCCCCGCCGTCAATCTCAAGCTGCTGATCGAGGGTGAGGAGGAGTCCGGTTCGCCGCACTTCCGCGCCCTGGCCGAGGAACAGGCAGCCCGGCTCACCGCCGACGCCGTGATCGTCTCCGACACCGGCATGTGGGACGAGACGACCCCCACGGTCTGCACGGGCATGCGCGGCCTCGCCGAGTGCGAGATCGAGCTGTACGGCCCCGAGCAGGACATCCACTCCGGCTCGTTCGGCGGCGCCGTCCCCAACCCGGCCACCGCCGTCGCCCGGCTCGTCGCCGCGCTGCACGACGCGGACGGACGGGTCGCGGTCCCCGGCTTCTACGACGGCGTGACGGAACTCACCGACACCGAGCGCGCCCTCTTCGCCGAGCTGCCCTTCGACGAGGCCACCTGGCTGCGTACGGCCAAGTCCCGGGCGGCGTCCGGCGAGTCCGGCTACTCCACGCTGGAGCGCGTCTGGGCCCGCCCCACCGCCGAGGTCAACGGCATAGGCGGCGGCTACCAGGGCGCCGGAAGCAAGACGATCATCCCGTCCTCCGCCCTGGTGAAGATCAGCTTCCGGCTGGTCGCGGGCCAGGACCCCGACCGCGTCCAGCAGGCCGTCCGGGCCTGGGCCGAGGCGCAGGTCCCGGCCGGCATCAACCACCGGATCACCTTCTCGCCCGCCACCCGCCCCTGTCTGACCCCGCTGGACCACCCCGCCCTGCAGGCCGTGGCCCGAGCCATGGGACGGGCCTTCGGCCAGAAGATCCTCTTCACCCGTGAAGGAGGCTCGGGACCCGCCGCCGACCTGCAGGACGTGCTCGGCGCCCCCGTCCTCTTCCTGGGCATCTCCGTACCGTCCGACGGCTGGCACGCCCCCAACGAGAAGGTCGAGATCGACCTCCTGCTCAAGGGCGTGGAGACAACCGCCCATCTCTGGGGCGAACTGGCCGCCGCACTCCGCTGA
- the nudC gene encoding NAD(+) diphosphatase: protein MSTFDNATADRPIGLTAPSGIDRAAHHRLDEAWLAAAWSHPTTRVFVVSGGQVLIDDTADGGTEIVMTPAFEAPVTETHRYFLGTDEDGVSYFALQKDSLPGRMDQPARPAGLREAGLLLGPRDAGLMVHAVALENWQRLHRFCSRCGERTVIAAAGHIRRCQACGAEHYPRTDPAVIMLVTDDQDRALLGRQVHWPEGRFSTLAGFVEPGESIEQSVAREVFEEAGITVGEVEYIASQPWPFPSSLMLGFMARATSSEIDVDGEEIEEARWFSREDLTAAFESGEILPPFGISIAARLIELWYGKPLPRPGTVG, encoded by the coding sequence GTGAGCACCTTCGACAACGCCACCGCAGACCGGCCTATCGGTCTCACGGCGCCCAGCGGCATCGACCGCGCGGCGCACCACCGCCTCGACGAGGCCTGGCTGGCCGCCGCGTGGAGCCACCCGACCACCCGTGTGTTCGTCGTCTCCGGCGGGCAGGTGCTGATCGACGACACGGCCGACGGCGGTACGGAGATCGTCATGACCCCGGCCTTCGAGGCCCCGGTCACCGAGACCCACCGCTACTTCCTCGGAACCGACGAGGACGGCGTCAGCTACTTCGCGCTCCAGAAGGACTCCCTGCCCGGCCGCATGGACCAGCCGGCCCGCCCGGCGGGCCTGCGCGAGGCCGGGCTGCTGCTCGGTCCGCGCGACGCGGGCCTGATGGTGCACGCGGTGGCCCTGGAGAACTGGCAGCGCCTGCACCGCTTCTGCTCCCGCTGCGGCGAGCGCACCGTCATCGCGGCGGCCGGTCACATCCGCCGCTGCCAGGCCTGCGGCGCCGAGCACTACCCGCGTACCGACCCCGCGGTCATCATGCTGGTCACGGACGACCAGGACCGCGCCCTGCTGGGCCGCCAGGTGCACTGGCCCGAGGGCCGCTTCTCCACGCTCGCGGGCTTCGTCGAGCCGGGGGAGTCGATCGAGCAGTCCGTGGCCCGCGAGGTGTTCGAGGAGGCGGGCATCACGGTCGGCGAGGTCGAGTACATCGCCAGCCAGCCCTGGCCGTTCCCGTCCAGCCTGATGCTCGGCTTCATGGCACGGGCGACCTCGTCCGAGATCGACGTGGACGGCGAGGAGATCGAGGAGGCCCGCTGGTTCTCCCGCGAGGACCTGACGGCGGCCTTCGAGTCGGGCGAGATCCTGCCCCCGTTCGGCATCTCGATCGCGGCCCGCCTGATCGAACTCTGGTACGGCAAGCCGCTCCCGAGGCCGGGCACCGTCGGCTGA
- a CDS encoding mycoredoxin: protein MPGTVTMYSTTWCGYCRRLKSQMDREGIAYNEINIEQDPDSAAFVEKANGGNQTVPTVLVVGSTGAEAVMTNPSLAQVKQALAA, encoded by the coding sequence ATGCCGGGCACTGTGACGATGTACAGCACCACGTGGTGCGGCTACTGCCGTCGGCTCAAGAGCCAGATGGACCGCGAGGGCATCGCGTACAACGAGATCAACATCGAGCAGGACCCGGACTCGGCGGCCTTCGTCGAGAAGGCCAACGGGGGCAACCAGACTGTTCCCACCGTCCTGGTGGTCGGCTCCACGGGCGCCGAGGCCGTCATGACGAACCCGTCCCTGGCTCAGGTGAAGCAGGCGCTCGCCGCCTGA
- a CDS encoding ATP-dependent DNA helicase UvrD2 — protein sequence MTAATHSSPFPQVPESADAVLDGLDPEQREVAMALHGPVCVLAGAGTGKTRAITHRIAYGVRAGILQPASVLAVTFTNRAAGEMRGRLRQLGAGGVQARTFHSAALRQLQYFWPRAVGGDLPRLLERKVQLVAEAAARCRIRLDRNELRDVTSEIEWCKVTQTVPADYPAVVAKTQRDAPRDPAEISQIYAMYEQLKRDRSVIDFEDVLLLTVAILQDRHDIVDHVRRQYQHFVVDEYQDVSPLQQRLLDLWLGDRDTLCVVGDASQTIYSFTGATPDHLLNFRTRHPNATVVKLVRDYRSTPQVVHLANGLLGQARGRAAEHRLELVSQRDPGPEPVHTEYADEPTEAEGTARRIRDLIATGVPAGEIAVLYRVNSQSEVYEQALADAGVPYQLRGAERFFERAEVREAGVALRGAARAGGNDSLLDDAEGLPAEVRAVLSTKGWTSQPPAGSGAVRDRWESLAALVRLAEDFEQARPGATLSDLVAELDERAAAQHAPTVQGVTLASLHSAKGLEWDAVFLVGLNEGMMPITYAKTDEQIEEERRLLYVGVTRARFHLSLSWSLSRSPGGRAGRRPSRFLNGLRPGSVALAARAAAGGGGIERGPGPVAKRGRRGPARCRVCGKTLTDAGEMKLMRCDDCPSDMDEALYERLRDWRAVRAKEIGQPAYCVFTDKTLMAIAEAAPSSAGELAGISGVGARKLDRFGTAVLAICAGETVEEGPGKTDDEV from the coding sequence GTGACAGCAGCAACGCATTCCTCACCCTTCCCTCAGGTCCCCGAGTCGGCGGACGCCGTGCTCGACGGCCTGGACCCCGAGCAGCGCGAGGTCGCCATGGCCCTGCACGGCCCGGTGTGCGTGCTGGCCGGAGCCGGTACGGGCAAGACGCGTGCGATCACGCACCGCATCGCCTACGGGGTGCGCGCCGGGATACTCCAGCCCGCAAGTGTGCTTGCCGTCACGTTCACCAACCGGGCCGCGGGCGAGATGCGGGGGCGGCTGCGCCAGCTCGGCGCGGGCGGGGTGCAGGCGCGTACGTTCCACTCCGCCGCCCTGCGCCAGCTCCAGTACTTCTGGCCGAGGGCGGTCGGCGGTGACCTGCCACGACTGCTGGAGCGCAAGGTCCAGCTGGTCGCGGAGGCCGCGGCCCGCTGCCGCATCCGGCTCGACCGCAACGAGCTGCGCGATGTCACCAGCGAGATCGAGTGGTGCAAGGTCACCCAGACCGTGCCCGCCGACTACCCGGCCGTGGTCGCCAAGACCCAGCGCGACGCCCCGCGCGATCCGGCCGAGATCTCCCAGATCTACGCGATGTACGAGCAGCTGAAGCGCGACCGCTCGGTGATCGACTTCGAGGATGTGCTGCTTCTCACCGTCGCCATCCTTCAGGACCGCCATGACATCGTCGACCACGTCCGCCGCCAGTACCAGCACTTCGTGGTCGACGAGTACCAGGACGTCAGCCCGCTCCAGCAGCGGCTGCTCGACCTCTGGCTCGGCGACCGGGACACCCTGTGCGTCGTCGGCGACGCCAGCCAGACGATCTACTCCTTCACCGGAGCCACCCCCGACCACCTGCTGAACTTCCGCACCCGCCACCCCAACGCGACGGTGGTCAAGCTGGTCCGGGACTACCGCTCCACCCCCCAGGTCGTCCATCTGGCCAACGGACTGCTCGGCCAGGCCCGCGGCCGCGCCGCCGAACACCGGCTGGAACTGGTCTCGCAGCGCGATCCCGGCCCCGAGCCGGTCCACACGGAGTACGCGGACGAGCCCACGGAGGCCGAGGGCACCGCCCGCCGCATCCGCGATCTGATCGCCACGGGCGTCCCGGCAGGCGAGATCGCCGTGCTCTACCGGGTCAACTCCCAGTCCGAGGTCTACGAGCAGGCCCTGGCCGACGCGGGCGTGCCGTACCAGCTGCGGGGCGCGGAGCGCTTCTTCGAGCGGGCGGAGGTGCGGGAGGCGGGCGTCGCCCTGCGCGGCGCGGCCCGCGCGGGGGGCAACGACTCCCTGCTCGACGACGCGGAGGGGCTGCCCGCGGAGGTGCGCGCGGTGCTCTCCACCAAGGGGTGGACCTCGCAGCCGCCCGCGGGCTCGGGCGCGGTGCGCGACCGCTGGGAGTCCCTGGCCGCGCTGGTCCGGCTCGCCGAGGACTTCGAACAGGCCAGGCCGGGGGCGACGCTCTCCGATCTGGTGGCGGAGCTCGACGAGCGCGCCGCCGCCCAGCACGCGCCCACGGTCCAGGGCGTCACCCTCGCCTCCCTGCACTCGGCGAAGGGCCTGGAGTGGGACGCCGTGTTCCTGGTCGGGCTGAACGAGGGCATGATGCCGATCACCTACGCCAAGACCGACGAGCAGATCGAGGAGGAGCGCCGGCTGCTGTACGTCGGCGTCACGCGGGCGCGCTTCCACCTCTCGCTGTCCTGGTCGCTGTCCCGCTCGCCCGGCGGCCGCGCCGGACGGCGCCCGAGCCGGTTCCTGAACGGGCTGCGCCCCGGCTCGGTGGCGCTCGCCGCGCGCGCCGCGGCCGGTGGCGGCGGGATCGAGAGAGGTCCGGGACCGGTCGCCAAGCGTGGCCGCCGGGGCCCTGCCCGGTGCCGGGTCTGCGGAAAGACCCTCACCGACGCGGGCGAGATGAAGCTGATGCGCTGCGACGACTGCCCCTCCGACATGGACGAGGCGCTGTACGAGCGGCTGCGCGACTGGCGGGCCGTCAGGGCGAAGGAGATCGGCCAGCCCGCGTACTGCGTGTTCACGGACAAGACGCTGATGGCGATCGCCGAGGCGGCGCCGTCCAGCGCGGGCGAACTGGCCGGGATCTCTGGGGTCGGCGCGCGGAAGCTGGACCGGTTCGGGACCGCGGTCCTCGCCATTTGCGCAGGTGAGACGGTGGAGGAAGGGCCCGGGAAGACCGATGACGAGGTGTGA
- a CDS encoding WhiB family transcriptional regulator translates to MQLEAHAPSVPPSETIPPPGLTEDSTLIPLTALTALDDAIENLGVPVPCRSYDPEVFFAESPADVEYAKSLCRTCPLVEACLAGAKERREPWGVWGGELFIQGVVVARKRPRGRPRKNPVAA, encoded by the coding sequence GTGCAACTCGAAGCGCACGCCCCGTCCGTACCGCCTTCCGAAACGATCCCGCCGCCCGGCCTCACGGAGGACTCCACCTTGATCCCCCTCACCGCGCTCACCGCGCTCGACGACGCCATCGAGAACCTCGGCGTCCCCGTCCCCTGCCGCTCCTACGACCCCGAGGTCTTCTTCGCCGAGTCGCCGGCCGACGTCGAGTACGCCAAGTCCCTCTGCCGCACCTGCCCGCTCGTCGAGGCCTGCCTCGCCGGCGCCAAGGAGCGTCGCGAGCCGTGGGGCGTCTGGGGTGGTGAGCTCTTCATCCAGGGCGTCGTCGTCGCTCGCAAGCGGCCGCGTGGCCGTCCGCGCAAGAACCCGGTCGCGGCGTGA
- a CDS encoding ABC1 kinase family protein, protein MSDLPRKAVTRTAKLAALPLGFAGRATWGLGKRIGGKSAELVAREVQQRTADQLFKVLGELKGGAMKLGQALSVFESALPAEVAGPYRAALTKLQEAAPPLPSDTVHAVLGERLGEDWRELFLEFEDKPSAAASIGQVHRAVWHDGRAVAVKVQYPGAGEALLSDLTQLSRFARLLGPLIPGMDIKPLITELRDRVSEELDYEQEARSQRHHAEEFAGDPDVVIPGVVHQCDQVLVTEWMDGVPLADVIAEGTPEQRDRAGQLLARFLFSGPARTGLLHADPHPGNFRLLPPQEGAGEAGQWRLGVLDFGTVDRLPGGLPQPIGDSLRLTLAGDADAVYELLREEGFVRDSIDLDPVAVLDYLLPIIEPAQVEEFTFTRGWMRNQAARIADPRSPAHQLGRQLNLPPAYLLIHRVTLSTIGVLCQLGATVRLRDELESWVPGFVTEDEQEPSVQELAGDATAGA, encoded by the coding sequence ATGTCTGATCTACCCCGGAAAGCGGTCACGCGTACCGCCAAGTTGGCCGCCCTGCCGCTGGGTTTCGCCGGCCGGGCCACGTGGGGTCTGGGCAAGCGGATCGGCGGGAAGTCGGCGGAGCTGGTCGCCCGGGAGGTGCAGCAGCGCACCGCGGACCAGCTCTTCAAGGTCCTGGGCGAGTTGAAGGGCGGGGCGATGAAGCTGGGGCAGGCTCTGTCCGTCTTCGAGTCGGCGCTGCCCGCGGAGGTCGCCGGACCGTACCGGGCGGCGCTCACAAAACTGCAGGAGGCCGCGCCTCCCCTGCCCAGCGACACCGTGCACGCGGTGCTCGGGGAACGGCTCGGCGAGGACTGGCGGGAGCTGTTCCTCGAATTCGAGGACAAGCCGTCGGCCGCCGCGTCGATCGGTCAGGTGCACCGGGCGGTGTGGCACGACGGGCGGGCAGTCGCGGTGAAGGTGCAGTATCCGGGCGCGGGAGAGGCGCTGCTCTCGGATCTGACCCAACTCAGCAGGTTCGCCCGGCTGCTCGGCCCGCTGATCCCCGGAATGGACATCAAGCCGCTTATCACGGAGCTGCGCGACCGGGTCTCGGAGGAGCTGGACTACGAGCAGGAGGCACGGTCGCAGCGGCACCATGCCGAGGAGTTCGCGGGCGACCCCGATGTCGTGATTCCCGGTGTGGTGCACCAGTGCGACCAGGTGCTGGTGACGGAGTGGATGGACGGGGTTCCGCTGGCCGATGTGATCGCGGAGGGTACGCCGGAGCAGCGTGACCGGGCCGGTCAGTTGCTGGCGCGCTTCCTCTTCTCCGGCCCCGCGCGCACCGGTCTGCTGCACGCCGACCCGCACCCGGGCAACTTCCGGCTGCTTCCCCCGCAGGAGGGGGCCGGCGAGGCCGGGCAGTGGCGGCTGGGAGTGCTGGACTTCGGCACAGTGGACCGGCTGCCGGGCGGGCTGCCGCAGCCCATCGGGGACTCCTTGCGGCTGACGCTGGCGGGTGATGCGGACGCGGTGTATGAGCTGTTGCGCGAGGAGGGGTTCGTCAGGGATTCGATCGATCTCGACCCGGTTGCGGTGCTCGACTACCTCCTCCCGATCATCGAACCGGCCCAGGTGGAGGAGTTCACCTTCACCCGGGGCTGGATGCGTAATCAGGCGGCGCGGATCGCGGATCCCCGCTCGCCCGCTCATCAGCTCGGCAGGCAGCTGAATCTGCCGCCCGCCTATCTGCTGATACACCGGGTGACACTGAGCACGATCGGGGTGCTGTGCCAGCTGGGTGCGACGGTGCGGCTGCGCGATGAGCTGGAGTCCTGGGTGCCGGGGTTCGTGACGGAGGATGAGCAGGAGCCCTCGGTCCAGGAGTTGGCGGGCGATGCGACCGCCGGTGCATAG